The following proteins are co-located in the Nitrospira sp. genome:
- the holA gene encoding DNA polymerase III subunit delta, whose amino-acid sequence MGTAVNPTQLQSVLKQGPPAPLYLVVGEEDLLRDEAVATLKAALLGEGGEFNFDLFYGDEAEGSEILNCASEVPVFAERRVVLVKTAEKLPAREAEKLLAYLAAPVESTTLVFVAVKLDGRLKFSQALTRAAVTVDCSPLRDVQVGPWLGRDAQRLGLRLDEKAVEVLKETCGGSLYAARREMEKLASYVAPDRPATADDVYQLRGVEPGASVFDLTLAIADGQRGRVLSILARNLEAGEAPLRILGSLAWQYRRIWKVKEQIREGGREGEAARTLRMDPLKVRAFLSRFSEAHLQNAMRLFLEADGQLKGGSSGQPKLTMERVLLQLCRFATGGAPTDAPRRPPAPSGRGSARVVSNVRTITSGTRSGH is encoded by the coding sequence TTGCAATCCGTGCTCAAGCAAGGGCCGCCCGCGCCGCTCTATCTTGTGGTGGGGGAAGAGGATTTGCTGCGCGACGAAGCCGTCGCCACGCTCAAGGCCGCGCTGCTGGGCGAAGGCGGCGAATTCAATTTCGACCTATTCTATGGCGACGAAGCGGAGGGGTCGGAGATTCTCAATTGCGCGTCGGAAGTGCCGGTGTTTGCCGAGCGCCGGGTGGTGCTGGTGAAGACCGCTGAGAAACTGCCGGCCCGCGAAGCGGAGAAGCTCCTGGCCTATCTGGCGGCGCCGGTCGAGAGCACGACGCTGGTGTTTGTGGCCGTGAAACTGGACGGACGGCTGAAGTTTTCCCAGGCGCTCACGCGCGCGGCGGTGACGGTCGATTGCTCGCCGCTGCGGGACGTGCAGGTGGGGCCCTGGCTGGGCCGTGACGCGCAGCGGCTGGGGTTGCGGCTGGATGAGAAGGCGGTCGAGGTATTGAAGGAAACCTGCGGCGGCTCGCTGTATGCGGCGCGCCGTGAGATGGAGAAGCTCGCGTCGTATGTCGCGCCTGACCGTCCCGCGACGGCCGACGATGTGTATCAGCTGCGGGGCGTCGAGCCCGGCGCGTCGGTCTTCGATCTGACGCTGGCGATCGCCGATGGACAGCGCGGGCGTGTGCTGTCAATTCTGGCGAGGAATTTGGAGGCGGGTGAAGCGCCGCTCCGCATCCTGGGATCGCTGGCCTGGCAGTATCGCCGGATCTGGAAAGTGAAGGAGCAGATTCGTGAAGGGGGCCGTGAAGGCGAGGCCGCGCGGACGTTGCGGATGGATCCGCTGAAAGTGCGGGCGTTCCTCAGCCGGTTTTCCGAGGCGCATCTTCAGAACGCAATGCGGCTGTTTCTGGAAGCGGATGGGCAGCTCAAGGGAGGCAGCAGCGGCCAGCCCAAGCTCACGATGGAGCGGGTGTTATTGCAGCTGTGCCGGTTTGCGACGGGCGGAGCGCCGACCGATGCCCCGCGCCGACCACCGGCCCCAAGCGGGCGGGGATCGGCGCGAGTGGTCTCGAATGTCAGGACGATTACGAGCGGGACGCGGTCAGGCCATTGA
- the rpsT gene encoding 30S ribosomal protein S20, whose translation MPIVHKSTIRQARRAELRHKRNHAIMSAVKTLVKKVQTAVAENKADDAKTALRSATSAISKAVTKGALKPNTASRRVSRLTQHVNGLTASRS comes from the coding sequence ATGCCTATCGTTCACAAATCGACGATTCGACAAGCCCGCCGGGCCGAACTCCGGCACAAGCGCAACCACGCCATCATGAGCGCGGTGAAGACGCTGGTCAAGAAGGTTCAAACGGCCGTGGCCGAGAACAAAGCGGATGACGCCAAGACCGCCCTGCGCAGCGCCACCTCGGCGATCAGCAAGGCCGTGACGAAGGGCGCCCTCAAGCCCAATACCGCGTCCCGTCGTGTGTCTCGCTTGACCCAGCATGTCAATGGCCTGACCGCGTCCCGCTCGTAA
- the pyrF gene encoding orotidine-5'-phosphate decarboxylase: protein MGKIIARDRLIFALDVPSAAEAERLLDRLQGHISFVKIGLELYTAAGPDMIKRVLDRNMRVFLDLKFLDIEETVRRATARVAAMGVDFLTVHANRKALTAAVQGREGSSLKLLAVTVLTNFDSHDLREMGIQRTVQDLVTARALLASEVGCDGVVASGEEPAAIRQKVGPRFVIVTPGVRPAGKGVDDHARATTPTQTIAAGADYLVIGRPIRDAADPSATVTEIVNEMQAAFDARG from the coding sequence ATGGGAAAAATCATCGCACGTGACCGGCTCATTTTTGCGCTCGATGTGCCGTCCGCGGCCGAAGCCGAGCGGCTGCTGGATCGGCTGCAGGGCCACATTTCGTTCGTGAAAATCGGACTGGAGCTGTATACCGCCGCGGGGCCGGACATGATCAAGCGGGTGCTTGATCGCAATATGCGGGTCTTCCTCGATCTGAAATTTCTCGATATCGAAGAAACCGTCCGCCGCGCCACCGCGCGGGTCGCCGCCATGGGCGTCGACTTTCTCACGGTCCATGCCAACCGCAAGGCGCTGACCGCGGCGGTGCAGGGACGCGAGGGCTCCTCTCTGAAATTGCTGGCCGTCACCGTGCTGACGAACTTCGACAGCCACGACCTGCGTGAAATGGGCATCCAGCGGACGGTGCAGGACTTGGTGACTGCGCGGGCGCTCCTGGCCTCGGAAGTGGGGTGCGACGGCGTCGTCGCGTCCGGCGAAGAGCCGGCGGCGATCCGGCAGAAAGTCGGGCCTCGTTTCGTCATCGTCACGCCCGGCGTGCGGCCGGCTGGAAAAGGCGTGGATGACCATGCACGGGCAACCACGCCGACGCAGACCATCGCGGCCGGAGCCGATTACCTGGTCATCGGCCGGCCCATACGAGACGCGGCCGATCCTTCCGCGACCGTGACGGAGATTGTGAACGAGATGCAGGCCGCCTTCGACGCACGGGGATAG